From the genome of Silurus meridionalis isolate SWU-2019-XX chromosome 12, ASM1480568v1, whole genome shotgun sequence, one region includes:
- the LOC124394299 gene encoding olfactory receptor 6F1-like, translating into MRSLCSPRALFEEGAHAPCGSGSGMPVPGAHKWTLLCELGFEELWVWLAWERSTLGFDNVEKPVIIGCVILSAYILVMFANLANICFIVIDKHLHQPMYLFICNLAIVDMLYCTSSCPTMIGILIVGFKTITYLPCIFQMYSFSLGLVMEVFTLSVMAFDRLIAIVKPLHYHAILTNIRSVLLTFLLWILGFATLSIVPVTVIPLPLCSSTVKYIFCDYAAVVRTSCVDPEPYFNLMSSYTFSIMLGTFSFICLSYFKIVIVVVKMKSIGNTKKVFHTCLSHLIVIICYYGPIFMMSVITRLGLALSLEERNGLRIWAIIGPSLVNPFVYCFRTKEIRNKILRFVSKVEPTK; encoded by the exons ATGCGATCGCTCTGCTCCCCAAGGGCACTCTTCGAGGAGGGTGCCCATGCTCCTTGTGGTTCTGGTTCTGGCATGCCAGTTCCTGGGGCTCACAAATGGACCTTGCTTTGTGAGCTAGGCTTTGAGGAGCTATGGGTGTGGCTTGCTTGGGAGCGGAGCACGTTAG GATTTGACAATGTAGAAAAGCCGGTCATTATTGGTTGTGTCATACTCAGTGCATACATTCTTGTCATGTTTGCAAACTTGGCAAACatatgttttattgtaattgATAAACATCTACATCAACCAATGTATCTCTTCATCTGCAATTTAGCAATTGTAGACATGCTCTACTGTACATCTTCATGTCCAACTATGATAGGCATTCTTATAGTTGGCTTTAAAACAATAACTTATTTACCATGCATCTTTCAAATGTATAGCTTTAGTTTAGGACTTGTGATGGAGGTGTTTACTCTGTCTGTTATGGCTTTTGACCGATTAATTGCCATAGTCAAGCCACTGCACTACCATGCAATTCTAACAAATATACGTTCTGTTCttctaacatttttattgtgGATATTGGGTTTTGCTACATTATCAATTGTTCCCGTTACTGTGATTCCTTTACCATTATGCTCCTcaactgtaaaatatattttctgtgaTTATGCAGCTGTTGTCAGAACCAGTTGTGTAGATCCAGAACcctattttaatttaatgtcaAGTTACACCTTTTCCATAATGTTGGGAACATTCagtttcatttgtttatctTATTTTAAGATAGTTATTGTTGTTGTCAAAATGAAGTCAATAGgtaatacaaaaaaagtgtttcatACTTGTCTAAGTcatttaatagtaataatcTGCTATTATGGTCCTATATTTATGATGTCAGTAATAACCAGGCTTGGATTAGCCTTATCACTTGAGGAAAGAAATGGCCTGAGAATTTGGGCAATTATTGGTCCTTCTTTAGTAAATCCTTTTGTATATTGTTTTAGAACTaaagaaattagaaataaaattttacgATTTGTGTCAAAAGTTGAACCAACTAAATAA
- the LOC124394300 gene encoding LOW QUALITY PROTEIN: olfactory receptor 6N1-like (The sequence of the model RefSeq protein was modified relative to this genomic sequence to represent the inferred CDS: deleted 2 bases in 1 codon), producing the protein MSFQNNSGKATIEFVFVGFDTVQRPLAVGVIMLILYVLTMICNIANIGFIIMDKRLHQPMYIFICHLALVDMVHCTSSCPTMIGILLVGYKTIYYNSCIVQMFTFHLGATMETFAIAVMAFDRFIAIGSPFWYPTVMTNCRCFFIIISLWLVGASTMFILPASVVPLPVCYFTLKYMFCDYASITRASCADPEPYFNTISILTSCLIFVTFSFICLSYIHIVIVVKMNSNSDKKKAIHTCLSHIIVIVCYYVPCFTRIVLTRIGLLLTLEERNGLMVGSIIGPSLVNPFIYCFRTKEIKNKLFKIFSKVESRKP; encoded by the exons ATGTCATTTCAAAACAATTCTGGGAAAGCCACtattgaatttgtttttgttggatTTGACACTGTACAAAGACCTCTGGCTGTTGGAGTGATCATGCTGATACTGTATGTACTTACTATGATTTGTAACATTGCAAACATTGGCTTTATCATAATGGATAAACGTCTGCACCAGccaatgtacatttttatctgcCATTTAGCACTTGTAGATATGGTTCACTGTACAAGCTCATGTCCAACTATGATAGGTATTCTTCTTGTCGGGTATAAAACTATATACTACAATTCATGCATTGTTCAGATGTTCACCTTCCATTTAGGAGCAACAATGGAGACGTTTGCAATTGCTGTCATGGCATTTGACCGTTTTATTGCTATAGGAAGTCCATTTTGGTATCCTACTGTTATGACAAATTGTCgatgtttttttatcattatttcacTGTGGCTGGTGGGAGCTTCAACCATGTTTATTTTGCCTGCTTCTGTTGTTCCTCTACCAGTTTGTTACTTTACGCTGAAGTACATGTTTTGTGACTATGCATCTATTACAAGGGCAAGCTGTGCAGACCCAGAACCATATTTTAATACTATATCTATTTTAACAAGTTGCTTAATTTTTGTTACATTCAGTTTCATCTGCTTATCTTATATacatattgttattgttgtt aAAATGAACTCAAACTCTGATAAGAAAAAGGCTATACATACATGTTTAAGTCACATTATAGTCATAGTCTGCTATTATGTACCTTGTTTCACACGAATAGTTCTCACCAGGATTGGTTTACTTTTAACACTGGAGGAAAGAAATGGCTTGATGGTGGGATCAATTATCGGCCCATCTTTAGTTAATCCTTTCATATACTGCTTTAGAACCAAGGAGATAAAAAATAAgttattcaaaatattttcaaaagttGAAAGTAGGAAACCTTAA
- the LOC124394629 gene encoding LOW QUALITY PROTEIN: olfactory receptor 52I2-like (The sequence of the model RefSeq protein was modified relative to this genomic sequence to represent the inferred CDS: inserted 2 bases in 1 codon) has translation MPEGNITNVKNFFILCFPGLLPDYYGLVSAGMFXVHVIGKLTIFCTVYKRKKSLKPMYFIMLNLAASDVLFSTTILPKMIARYWFGDSSISFAGCFIQMNFVHYFGSVNSFILAIMAFNRYVAICYPLRYANIIKESTILGLCLTCWLIAEPTIFSIVFRATTLSYCASNKVTHCYCDHGFVTRLSCTDRTPNVFSYIFIVTVFRTSSRCGPLKALSTCSSQLLIITLYFLPRCINYLGTSVGINVGIHNKKDIDVQIFLILLYSMLPPMINPVIYCLRTNEAKECIKKT, from the exons ATGCCTGAAGGAAATATTACCAATGTGAAGAATTTTTTCATTCTGTGTTTTCCTGGACTTCTTCCTGATTATTATGGCCTTGTCTCAGCGGGTATGTT TGTGCATGTTATTGGGAAATTGACTATTttttgcactgtatataaaagaaaaaagtctttaaaaccTATGTATTTTATCATGCTAAATCTTGCTGCATCAGATGTACTGTTTAGTACCACAATTTTACCCAAGATGATTGCTAGATATTGGTTTGGAGACAGCTCAATTTCATTTGCAGGCTGCTTTATTCAGATGAATTTTGTCCACTATTTTGGTTCagttaattcatttattctaGCCATTATGGCATTTAATAGATATGTGGCAATCTGTTATCCCCTCAGATATGCTAATATTATCAAAGAATCCACTATATTGGGTTTATGTTTAACATGCTGGCTGATAGCTGAACCCACAATCTTTTCTATAGTTTTCAGGGCAACCACTCTTTCTTATTGTGCTTCCAACAAAGTCACGCATTGCTACTGTGACCATGGGTTTGTCACAAGGCTTTCATGCACTGACAGAACACCTAATgtattttcatacatttttattgtgacAGTGTTTCGAACCTCATCCAGGTGTGGACCCTTAAAAGCTCTCTCCACGTGCAGTTCTCAGCTTTTAATTATCACCCTCTATTTTTTACCAAGGTGTATAAATTATTTAGGGACCTCTGTGGGTATCAATGTGGGTATACACAATAAGAAAGA CATCGATGTGCAAATATTTCTTATTCTTTTGTATAGTATGTTGCCCCCTATGATCAACCCAGTCATCTACTGTTTAAGGACAAATGAAGCTAAggaatgcattaaaaaaaca
- the LOC124394626 gene encoding olfactory receptor 2AT4-like yields MSEGNITNVKNFFILCLPGLSPDYYGLVSAVMFCVLMCTLMGNGIFFALCIKEKSLQKPMYFIMLNLAASDVMFSSVTLPKMISRYWFGDGTLSFAVCFIQMHFVHYFGSVNAFIMAIMAFDRYVAICNPLRYANIVKESTILGLCLACWLLAEPTVFYSTFRAATFSYCASNKITQCYCDYTFVTRLSCTDRVPYVFSAVFSAMVVLLTPLTFILFSYSAIIVTVFRISSTRGRLKTLSTCTSQLLIITLYFLPRCLNYLAGTIGISYNIDVQIVLILLYSLLPPLINPLIYCLRTKEAKECLKKHLKRSLFLEIKVQVSTLSD; encoded by the coding sequence ATGTCTGAAGGAAATATTACCAATGTGAAGAATTTTTTCATTCTGTGTCTTCCTGGACTTTCCCCTGATTACTATGGCCTTGTCTCAGCGgttatgttttgtgttttaatgtgcACGTTAATGGGAAATGgaatattttttgcattgtgtataaaagaaaaaagtcttcAAAAACCtatgtattttataatgttaaatCTTGCTGCATCAGATGTTATGTTTAGTAGTGTAACTTTACCCAAGATGATTTCTAGATATTGGTTTGGAGATGGCACTCTTTCATTTGCAGTCTGCTTTATTCAAATGCATTTTGTGCACTATTTTGGTTCagttaatgcatttattatgGCCATCATGGCATTTGATAGATATGTGGCAATCTGTAATCCCCTGAGATACGCTAATATTGTCAAAGAATCCACTATATTGGGTTTATGTTTAGCATGCTGGCTGCTAGCTGAACCCACAGTCTTTTATTCGACTTTCAGGGCAGCCACTTTTTCTTACTGTGCTTCTAACAAAATCACACAATGCTATTGTGACTATACATTTGTCACAAGGCTTTCATGCACTGACAGAGTACCCTATGTATTTTCAGCTGTATTTTCAGCAATGGTTGTTTTGCTCACACCATTAAcgtttattttattctcttatAGTGCTATTATTGTGACAGTGTTTCGAATTTCATCCACACGTGGACGCCTAAAAACTCTCTCCACATGCACTTCTCAGCTTTTAATTATCACCCTCTATTTTTTACCAagatgtttaaattatttagcGGGTACTATAGGTATCAGTTACAACATTGATGTACAAATAGTTCTGATTCTGTTGTATAGCTTGTTGCCCCCTTTGATCAACCCACTCATCTACTGTTTGAGGACAAAAGAAGCTAAGGAATGcttgaaaaaacatttaaaaagatcaCTGTTTTTGGAAATAAAGGTACAGGTTTCAACTCTTTCTGATTGA
- the LOC124394628 gene encoding olfactory receptor 2AT4-like: protein MPEGNTTNVKTFFIQCFPGLSPDYYGLVSAVMFCVFMCTLMGNGIFFALYLKEKSLQKPMYFIMLNLAASDVLFSTTTLPKMIARYWFGDGFLSFAGCFIQMHFVHYFGSVNSFILAIMAFDRYVAICNPLRYANIIKESTILGLCLACWLLAEPTVFVTIFRATTLTYCASNKITQCYCDHTFVTKLSCTDRTPNVFSAVVSAMVLLLTPLTFILFSYSAIIVTVFRTSSARGRLKTLSTCSSQLLIITLYFLPRCLNYLASSVGITYNIDVQILVILLYSLLPL, encoded by the coding sequence ATGCCTGAAGGAAACACTACTAATGTGAAGACATTTTTCATTCAATGTTTTCCTGGACTTTCTCCTGATTACTATGGACTTGTCTCAGCAgttatgttttgtgtttttatgtgcacATTAATGGGAAATggaatattttttgcattatatttaaaagaaaaaagtctgcAGAAACCTATGTATTTTATCATGCTAAATCTTGCTGCATCAGATGTACTGTTTAGTACCACAACTTTACCCAAGATGATTGCTAGATACTGGTTTGGAGATGGCTTTCTTTCATTTGCAGGCTGCTTTATTCAGATGCATTTTGTGCACTATTTTGGTTcagttaattcatttattttagccATCATGGCTTTTGATAGATATGTGGCAATCTGTAATCCCCTTAGATATGCTAATATTATCAAAGAATCCACTATTTTGGGTTTATGTTTAGCTTGCTGGCTGCTAGCTGAACCCACAGTCTTTGTTACAATCTTCAGGGCAACCACTCTTACTTATTGCGCTTCTAACAAAATCACACAATGTTATTGTGACCATACATTTGTCACAAAGCTTTCATGCACTGACAGAACACCTAATGTATTTTCAGCTGTAGTTTCAGCTATGGTTTTGTTGCTCACACcactaacatttattttattctcttacAGTGCTATTATTGTGACAGTGTTTCGAACTTCATCTGCACGTGGACGCTTAAAAACTCTTTCCACATGTAGCTCTCAGCTTTTAATTATCACCCTCTATTTTTTACCAagatgtttaaattatttagcGAGCTCTGTAGGTATTACTTACAACATTGATGTACAAATACTTGTGATTTTGTTGTACAGCCTGTTGCCCCTATGA